Part of the Centroberyx gerrardi isolate f3 chromosome 11, fCenGer3.hap1.cur.20231027, whole genome shotgun sequence genome is shown below.
GCTGCAGTTTCTGTTTGAGCTGCCTGCTAGACTAAACAAGTGTCTGGAGCTGCAGGCGTACGCTCAGGCAGTGAGCTCGCACCGCCGCGCCCGCTGtgtgctgcagcagtacagTCACTTGCCCTCCTTCAAGGGAATTCAGGATGACTGTCACGCCATCATGGACAAGCTGGCACAGGAGCTGCGACAGAAGTTCAGGTGGGAATTTGCCAACCTATATTCAGATCAGGGATGTCTGAGCGAGGGAACATCAAACGAGTAAAGCATGGTTCAGTGTTGGAGAGAAATGTGACTTAGAAGAGCTGCAGCAAGATTTTATGAACCGTGACTATTGATCAAATCAGAGTTGACAATTTTGTTCTTTCAGACTATTTGCCCTTTTTCTGCTTCTTTATGTCAGACAAATGTTTGGATAATGCTTTTACTGAAATATGGGTGGAAAACACTTTTGTTTAGGTCGCAAATTTGCTATATTATAACATTTATGCTTAActaatagtgtttttttttagttaacaTTTGTGATAGTTAATTAAGATTAAATGTGCATCCTTAATTCAGATGTTTTGTCCTTGATGGGTGCAACAGCCTTTTTGCACTTTGAATTTCAAAATGTTGGAAGAGCATCATTTATGACTAATTATTGCCATTTCATAAATAGCATACTGTAATCCTGTAAATCAGTTATCTCTACCTGTTCTTTCATGCTCGTAGGGATGGTGGATCAAGCGCCAAGGATCTGTCAGAGTGTGTGGAGCTGCTGCTACAGCTGGATGAACCAGCGGAGGAGCTCTGCGATAAATTCCTGAGCCATGCGCGATCTCGACTGGAGACGGATCTCCAGGGCCTGGAAGCAGAGATAAGGCCGTACCCATCAGCCCCGGCAGAGAGTGATGCCTCCGGCCCTTCTGCCCGCAGGCCGTCGTCTGCCGCGGTCGCTGGATCCCCCACAGATAACTCCCCTAAAACCAGCGCTCTGCCCTCTCCCAGCTCCAAGACTGACATCCTGGAATTCATTGACAGGGGCTGCAATGAATTTGTCAGCAGCTTATGCTTGGTAATTACTTCTTATCAAGAACTGTTTATCAATCACGCTCAGAAGGGAGAGCTGGCATCCAAAAATATCCCTCAGATGGCAAACGGCAAGCTGCACATCTTTGTGGATGATCTGGCTGCTCGGTATTTCTCGCTTGTGGAGCGGAGGATACAAGAGGAGAAAGGCGTCGGGGATAACTCGCTGCTGGTCCGGGCGCTCGACCGCTTCCACCGCCGGCTTCAGGCCGTGGCCAAACTGCTGCCAGGCTCTGCCGTGCCCAACCAGGGGACGGAGATTGTAGTCCGCGCGGCGACGGAGCGGGTCAAGCAGTACCTGTCCGCTCTGCAGAGCTTCTACATGGACAGCCTGACGGACGTGAGGCAGGCGCTGGCCGCCCCTCGGCTCACTGTGGCCGGTGCTTCGGTGGCTGCAGGTGGCGGTCTGCTGGGGGGGCCGGCCTCTGGAAGGGACGCTCCCACCAGCCTGCCGGAGCTGCTCTCTTCCCTGTCGGCCTCTATTCTCAATCAGATCAAGTCAGTGTTGGCGTCAGTGCATCTCTTCACCGCTAAGGACATTACTTTCTCCAACAAGCCTTACTTCAAGGTGAATAGTTACGCATTTGTTGTTATAGGaatagtcccccccccccccccccccccaaaaaaaaaaaaaagaaaagtcagtCATtatcacccccatgtcagttgaaactccattgaagttcgtaggaccaccaaacacacagagttAGCCCCCGAAGTTcaatctcagccttctcccaaactattgaagttaacagggccatctttttacaggTTCAAAAGCTGGATATATAAAGTAATATAAATGAAGTctaatatttacctcattatctgcTTTGTCAGTCGCACCCTACAATAACAAGCACTGTTCCACCAGAGCACTGTAGTGTGTGATCAGAACATTATCAAcgaggaaaatataggagataatgaggcaAATATTAcactgcacaagctgtttggagagatttgattgacattttatatattttggagctgtaaaaagatgaccccattaacttcaatagGCTCAGATTATAACTATGGGGGCTAacttgtgtgtttggtggtcttGACATGGgggtagataatgactgaattttcattttgggtggAACTATTTTAATATGTCTAATCTTACATTTTGTAATTGCATAATGAGAGTGACAGCCTGTGTTTTTGTATCCGTCTTCTCCTCTTAGGGCGAATTTTGCAGCCAGGGTGTCCGTGAGAGTCTGGTGGTCAGCTTTATAAAGTTTGTGTGCCAGTCCTCTCGGCAATTTTGTGAGACTGCCGGAGACAAGGGAGGCTCAACTCCTCCAGCCcttctgttgctgctgtctcGGCTCTGCCTGGACTACGAAACCTCCACCATCTCCTACATACTCACTCTCACAGATGAACAGTTCCTGGTGCAGGTAAATGTCTTGTCGATTTCTTACGATAAAATGCAGCACCATGCATAAAAGAGCTCACTACAATGTTAAAACATGGTATTTAACATCAGACTGATACTTGACATTAGCATTTTAGTGTACATTTTACACTAATCCGGAGAACCTGTATGGGTTCTTCTATATATAACTAATGCATTACAAGGAGGGACATGCTCTGTCAAACAGAAGCTGGTTTGACTATCCATTTATGTGATGATAATTACAAATTTTCATTGTGCTGCATGAAACATTTGATGGTCATGTGAGTGCATTTTAtgtgacatttttattcattttaaagagCAAGCTCATGTTACTTAAAATGGTATGGTAAATGGATTATGCACGATGAGGTCAGTTAGAGAGATTTTCTATCATTTAGATTAGGCCATTCTTACCATTAAAGAATCACATTCACGTCAGTGGATGATTTGAAGATAAGTTGCATAGATGTGGTGTCATGAGACATTTATACAgagttaaaatattttattgcagCAAAGCTCTAGATCAGGGAAGCAACACTTTTCTGTACCCTTGGT
Proteins encoded:
- the vps51 gene encoding vacuolar protein sorting-associated protein 51 homolog, yielding MDREAEAVDPADPSRKRRVHGMLKLYYGLNEEGKAADQPESLDPCDINGPHFDPEVYLNKLRRECSLGELMDQESCMVKQIRSLDSDMQTLVYENYNKFISATDTIRKMKNDFKKMEDEMDCLSANMAAITEFSACISGTLQDQHTQITKLSGVHTLLRKLQFLFELPARLNKCLELQAYAQAVSSHRRARCVLQQYSHLPSFKGIQDDCHAIMDKLAQELRQKFRDGGSSAKDLSECVELLLQLDEPAEELCDKFLSHARSRLETDLQGLEAEIRPYPSAPAESDASGPSARRPSSAAVAGSPTDNSPKTSALPSPSSKTDILEFIDRGCNEFVSSLCLVITSYQELFINHAQKGELASKNIPQMANGKLHIFVDDLAARYFSLVERRIQEEKGVGDNSLLVRALDRFHRRLQAVAKLLPGSAVPNQGTEIVVRAATERVKQYLSALQSFYMDSLTDVRQALAAPRLTVAGASVAAGGGLLGGPASGRDAPTSLPELLSSLSASILNQIKSVLASVHLFTAKDITFSNKPYFKGEFCSQGVRESLVVSFIKFVCQSSRQFCETAGDKGGSTPPALLLLLSRLCLDYETSTISYILTLTDEQFLVQHHSPVTAVTALCAEAREAAQKLLNHYVKVQGLIISQMLRKSVETRDWVNTIEPRNVRAVMKRVVEDTTSIDVQVGLLYEEGVRKAHSSDSSKRTFSVYSSSRQQARYAASYTPSAPMDTNLLSNIHKLFSERIDIFSSVEFNKVSVMTGIIKISLKTFLECVRLRTFGRYGLQQIQVDCHYLQMYLWRFVSDENLVHFLLDEIVGSTAHRCLDPAPMEQSVIEVICERG